The Microbacterium limosum sequence CGCCCTCGCCCTCGGTCTTGCCGAAGTGGTCACCGCGCGGGCGGGCGGCGTGCGGCTGGACACCCTCTTCATCGACGAGGGCTTCGGCTCGCTCGACGCGGAGACCCTCGAGACGGCGATGCGCACGCTCGACGAGCTGCGCCAGGGGGGCCGCACCGTGGGCCTCATCAGCCACGTCGAGGCGATGCGCGAGCAGATCCCCGCGCAGCTGAGGGTCGAGGCGCTCCCCGGCGGCCCGAGTCTCGTGCACCAGACGGTTAGGCTTGAGGCATGAAAAGCGGCACGATCTGGACCGTCCTCGGCGTCATCGTCGCCATCGTCATCGCCTGGTGGCTCGTGAACATCCTGTTCTCGGTGCTGGCGTTCATCGTCAAGCTCATCGTCGTCGCGGTGGTCGCGGTGATCGTGTTCTTCGTCCTGCGCGCCGTCTTCTCGCGCTCGCGCGACTGAGCCGGCCCCGCAGAAGGGAGGCCCCGATCCTCAGGCGGCGAACTCCCGGGCGAAGCGGTCCCACAGCTGCGCGCTGCACGCCGCGACCGTGGTGCGCCAGTCGGTGATCGCGTCGCCCTGCGCCCGATCGGAGACGGACTTCAGGATGCGGATGGGCACGCCGTACTCCTGGGCCACCCAGATGTAGGCGTAGGTCTCCATGTCGACCATGCCCGCCCCGAGCGAGCGGATGCCGGCGACGGCGAGGGCGTCGTCGACGAAGTGGTCGCCCGTCGCGATCACGATGCCCTCGCCGGGAACGTCGACGCGCGCCGGCAGGGAGACGTGCTGCCCGACGATCCCATCGATGTCGGTGACGTCGTGCTGGATCGCGCCGGTCACCTCGTACACCTCGGCCTCGAGCACGGGGTCGATGCCACCGCCCGTTCCCACCACGACGATCTCCTCGTACGTCCCGCGCTCGAGCGCGCGGGTGAGGGCGACGGCCGCCTGGAGCTTGCCGGGGCCGGTGACGAGGCGGTCGAAGCCGTCGAGTTCGGCGGGGAAGGCGACGAGTTCGGCGTCCAGCGCCGCCACGAGGAGTCTCACGAGGGACCATTCTCCCCCACCCGCCGTTACGGGCGGGAAACATGGGTGCGCCAGGGTGGAGGGATGGACCTGGCCTACTTCGCCACCGGGTACGACGTGCAGCTTCCCGAGTGGATCTCCGACGAGCTCGCCGGCGTGCCCGACATCATCCCCGACGTCGCCGAGCGCATGGCGCTCGTGCACCGCCTCGCCGATCGCAACTGGCGCGAGGGCAACGGAGGCCCGTTCGCGGCGCTCGTGGCCGAGACGGAGACCGGTCGGATCGTCTCCGTCGGCGTCAACGTCGTGCTCGGCAGCGGGGTCTCCTCGGCCCACGCCGAGGTCACCGCCCTCGGCACGGCGCAGCGCCGTGCCGGCTCGTGGGACCTGGGCGGCGACGACCAGCCCGAGCACGAGCTCGTGGTCAACTGGCGCCCCTGCGTGCAGTGCTACGGCGCGACGATGTGGTCCGGCGTCCGCTCGCTCGTCGTGGCGGGCTCGGGACCGGAGCTCGAGGAGATCACGACGTTCGACGAGGGCCCCATGGTGACCGACTGGGCCGAGCAGTTCGAGGCCCGCGGCATCCGCGTCACGCAGGACGTGCTGCGAGACGAGGCCCTGGCCGTCTTCCGCGCCTACCGCGCGGCGGTGGATGCCGCCGAGGTGACCGTCTACAACGCCCGGGCCGGCGACTGACCCGGGAGCCGGCATCCGCGTGTCACGACACGGGAACGATCGACCGCGGTCACCCGCCGGCAACACGCCCCGACGTACGCTGGATCATGGCGCACAGCATCGACACCGACCCCTCGGGAACGGTCCTCGCGATCGTCGGAGCGGCCGCGGAGGAGGCGATCGCCTCCCTGGAAGGGCTCGACGGCGTCGAGTCGCTCTCGTTGCGGGACACCGATCCGCAGCTGGCCTCCCGCCGCATCGCGGCCTGCCGCACACCCTGGATCGTGCACGACGCCGATCCGCTCGAGCACGTCGCCGCAGCGTGGGTGGAGCTGTTCGAGGAACGCGCGACGCTCGGCACCCTCGAGATCGAGGTGGACGTCGCCCTCGCGCACTTCCGCGACGACGGGGCGCTGATGCCGGACTACTACGTCGTGCTCGACCCGGACGGCGCGGAGGGCACCTGGCGGCACTGGTGGTGCGGGGCGCTCGGCCATCGCGCGCCCCGGCGGGTGCTGCCGGCGGCCCTGCCCGCGGGCGGCTCCGGCGAGGCGATGGGCGCCGCCCTGCGCCGGCTCCTCACGGCGCTGCCGACGTCGCGGCCATGGCCCGACCCGGGCACGTGGCTTCCGGGTCTCGCCTTCGAGATCCCCGACCGGGTGGGTCTGCGCGACCGGCCCGCGTAGGCGGAACCCGCACTAGCGTGGGTGGATGAGCGCACGCGAATACGACGTCATCGTGATCGGTGCCGGCGCCGTCGGCGAGAACGTCGCCGACAGCGCCGTGCAGGGCGGCCTGTCGACGGTCATCGTCGAGGCGGAGCTGGTCGGCGGCGAGTGCTCCTACTGGGCCTGCATGCCCTCGAAGGTGCTCCTGCGCAGCGCCGCCGCCCTCCGAGCCGCACGCGCGGTGGACGGTGCCGCTCAGGCCGTGACGGGAGACGTCGACGTCGCCGCCGTGCTGCGGCGCCGCGACAGCTTCACCCACGACTGGAACGACTCCTCGCAGGTCGAATGGCTGAACGGCGCGGGCATCGATCTCGTCCGCGGTCACGGGCGCCTGACGGGCGAGCGAACGGTGCGGGTCGAGCAGGAGGACGGCTCGGTCGATCTCTCCGCCCGGCACGCCGTCGTCGTCGCGACGGGGTCCGCCGCGCTGCTCCCCTCGATCCCGGGCCTCATCGACGTCGCCCCCTGGACCAGCCGCGACGCGACGAGCGTGAGCGCGCCCCCGGCATCCCTCGCGATCCTGGGGGCCGGCGTCGTGGGCGTCGAGATGGCCACGGCGTTCGCCGGATTCGGCACGCGCGTGACCCTGATCGCGCGGTCGGGGCTGCTCGGCGCCGTGGAGCCGTTCGCGGGGGAGCTCGTGGCGGAGGCGCTCCGCGAGCAGGGCGTCGAGATCCGCACCGGCGCCGGGGTGGACGCGGCGCGCCGCGACGAGGCGGGCGTCGTGCTCTCCCTCTCGGACGGCGGCGAGGTGCGCGCGGACGAGGTGCTCGTCGCGACCGGTCGCGTTCCGCACACGGGCGACCTGGGCCTGGAGAGCGTCGGCCTCGAGGCCGGCGACTGGCTCACGACCGACGACACCCTGCGCGTCGGGGGATTCGAATGGCTCTACGCGGTGGGGGATGTCACCCACCGCGCGCTCCTGACCCACCAGGGCAAGTACCAGGCTCGCGCCGCGGGCGATGTCATCGCGGCGCGGGCACGCGGGGGAGCCGTCGACGACGCGCCCTGGGGGGCGCACGTCGCGACGGCGGACCACGCGGCCGTGCCGCAGGTGGTCTTCAGCGATCCCGAGGTCGCCTCGGTCGGGATGACGCTGGCCCAGGCCGAGGAGGCCGGCATCCGGGTGCGCGCGCTCGACTACGATCTCTCCGCGGTCGCCGGCGCCTCGACGCGCAGCGACGACTACCGGGGCCGCGCGCTCGCGGTCGTCGACGACGACCGCGGGGTGCTCGTGGGCGCCACATTCGTCGGCCCGGACGTCGCCGAACTGCTGCACGCCGCCACGATCGCGATCGTCGGGGAGGTGCCGATCGACCGGCTGTGGCACGCCGTCCCCGCCTACCCCACCGTCAGCGAGGTGTGGCTGCGGTGGCTCGAGGCCTACGGGCGGCCCACCCGCTGACCCGGGGCAACGGGCCGGGTCATTCCGACACGAGGTCGGGCAGCGCGCTGCGCAGCTCGTCGAGCCATGCCCGCGCGTTGCCGTCCGAGGGCGCGCGCCAGTCGCCGCGCGGCGAGAGGGAGCCCGCGGGCGACACCTTGGGGCCGTTGGGGATCGCGGAGCGCTTGAACTGCGCGAACGCGAAGTATCGGCGCAGGAACACCTCGAGCCACCGCACGATCGTCGGCAGGTCGTAGCTGTAGCGCTCGTCGTCCGGGAAGCCGGGCGGCCATGCCCCGGCATCCGCGTCGCGCCACGCCTCGTGCGCGATGAACGCGATCTTCGAGGGCCGCATCCCGTAGCGCAGGATGTGGAAGAGGGTGACGTCGTGCAGCGCGTACGGGCCGATCTTGTCCTGGGTCGACTGCACCTTGCCGTCCTCGCCGGCCGGGACCAGCTCGGGCGAGATCTCGGTGTCGAGGACCGACTGCAGCACGGCCGCCTCCGCGGCATCCACGCCCTCACCCGCCGAGATCACCCAGCGGATGAGGTGCTGCACGAGCGTCTTGGGCACGCCGGTGTTGACGGCGTAGTGGCTCATCTGGTCGCCGACGCCGTAGGTGGCCCAGCCGAGGGCGAGCTCCGACAGGTCGGACGTGCCGATGACCATGCCGCCATTCTGGTTGGCCAGACGGAAGAGGAAGTCGGTGCGCAGCCCGGCCTGCACGTTCTCGAAGGTCACGTCGTACACGGGCTCGCCGCCCGAGAACGGGTGGCCGATCTCCGCGAGCATGAGGGCGGCGCTCTCGCGGATGTCGATCGTCTCGATGCTCGCGCCCACCGACTCCGCCAGCGCGATCGCGTTCGACTTCGTGTGGTCGCTCGTGGCGAACCCCGGCATCGTGTAGGCCAGGATGTCGGAGCGCGGGCGCCCCATCCGGTCCATCGCCCGCGCGACGACGAGCAGGGCGTGGGTGGAGTCGAGCCCGCCGCTCACGCCGATGACCGGCTTGGGATCGCCGATGGAGCGCATGCGCTGCACGAGGCCCGAGACCTGGATGTTGAACGCCTCGTAGCAGTCCTGGGCGAGGCGCGCGGGGTCGTCGGGCACGAACGGGAAGCGGTCGATCGGCCGCCGCAGGCCGGTCGCGGAGCGGGGCACCCCCAGCGTGAACGGCACCGTGAAGAACTCGTCGGTGCGCGCGGCGTGCGTGCGCCGGTTGTCGTCGAAGGTGCCCTGCCGGGCGCGGTCCTGCCGCAGCCGGTCGAGGTCGACGTCGGCGATCGAGTGGCGCGGCCCGTCGGGGAAGCGCTCGGTCTCGGCCAGCAGGTTGCCCGCCTCGTAGATCATCGTCTGCCCGTCCCACGAGACGTCGTTCGTCGATTCGCCCGCGCCGGCCGCGGCGTACGCATAGGCGGCGAGGCAGCGCAGCGACTGCGACTGGCAGAGGTCGGCGCGGTCCTCGGCCCGCGCGATCGTGATGGGGCTTCCCGAGAGGTTCAGCAGCACGGTCGCGCCCGCGAGCGCCGCCTCCGCGGAGGGCGGGATGGGAACCCACACGTCCTCGCAGACCTCGGCGTGCACGACGAGGCCCGGCACATCCGTGGCGGAGAACAGCAGCTTGGGCCCGAACGGCGCCTCGAGCCCCGCGACGCGGATCCACCGGGCATGCGGCCCGTCGAGGTCGTCGCCGGGGGCGAACCAGCGGCGCTCGTAGAACTCCCGGTAGGTGGGCAGGTACGACTTGGGGGCGACCCCGAGCAGCTGACCGCCCTGGATCGCGACGGCGCAGTTGTACACGCGGTTGCGGTGCCGCAGCGGCGCGCCGACGACGAAGAGCGGCGCGAGGTCGGCGGATGCCTCGACGAGCGTCTGGACGGCGGCCTCCACGGCATCCAGCACGGCGTCCTGCAGCACGAGGTCCTCGATGCTGTAGCCGCTGAGGCACAGCTCGGGGAACACCGCGACGGCGACGCCCTCGGCGGCGCACTCGCGCACGGACGCGAGCACCGTCTGCGCGTTCGTGCGCGGGTCGGCCAGGGCGAGCGGGATCGTGCAGGCGGCGACGCGGGCAAACCCGTGCCGATACGGGTTGTCGAACGGCAGGCTCTCGGTCACCCGCCCAGTCTTGCATCGATGCCCCGCCGGAGATGTCGGATGCCGCGGCTAGCCTCGAAGCGATGCGATACACACCTCCCACCGCCACGTCGCCCGCCCGCCTGGTCACGAGCGCGAGCGATCTCAAGGCGGCGTCGGAGTGCGAGTTCGCGTGGCTGCGGGCGATCGACGCGAAGCTCGGGCGCACCGCCGCCGTCGAGGACCCCGACGACCCCACGCTCGAGCGCGCCGCGCGCCTCGGAGACCGGCACGAGGAGCGGATGCTCGAGGCCT is a genomic window containing:
- a CDS encoding NAD(P)/FAD-dependent oxidoreductase, which codes for MSAREYDVIVIGAGAVGENVADSAVQGGLSTVIVEAELVGGECSYWACMPSKVLLRSAAALRAARAVDGAAQAVTGDVDVAAVLRRRDSFTHDWNDSSQVEWLNGAGIDLVRGHGRLTGERTVRVEQEDGSVDLSARHAVVVATGSAALLPSIPGLIDVAPWTSRDATSVSAPPASLAILGAGVVGVEMATAFAGFGTRVTLIARSGLLGAVEPFAGELVAEALREQGVEIRTGAGVDAARRDEAGVVLSLSDGGEVRADEVLVATGRVPHTGDLGLESVGLEAGDWLTTDDTLRVGGFEWLYAVGDVTHRALLTHQGKYQARAAGDVIAARARGGAVDDAPWGAHVATADHAAVPQVVFSDPEVASVGMTLAQAEEAGIRVRALDYDLSAVAGASTRSDDYRGRALAVVDDDRGVLVGATFVGPDVAELLHAATIAIVGEVPIDRLWHAVPAYPTVSEVWLRWLEAYGRPTR
- a CDS encoding nucleoside phosphorylase, giving the protein MRLLVAALDAELVAFPAELDGFDRLVTGPGKLQAAVALTRALERGTYEEIVVVGTGGGIDPVLEAEVYEVTGAIQHDVTDIDGIVGQHVSLPARVDVPGEGIVIATGDHFVDDALAVAGIRSLGAGMVDMETYAYIWVAQEYGVPIRILKSVSDRAQGDAITDWRTTVAACSAQLWDRFAREFAA
- a CDS encoding nucleoside deaminase, giving the protein MDLAYFATGYDVQLPEWISDELAGVPDIIPDVAERMALVHRLADRNWREGNGGPFAALVAETETGRIVSVGVNVVLGSGVSSAHAEVTALGTAQRRAGSWDLGGDDQPEHELVVNWRPCVQCYGATMWSGVRSLVVAGSGPELEEITTFDEGPMVTDWAEQFEARGIRVTQDVLRDEALAVFRAYRAAVDAAEVTVYNARAGD
- a CDS encoding NAD(+) synthase, with the translated sequence MTESLPFDNPYRHGFARVAACTIPLALADPRTNAQTVLASVRECAAEGVAVAVFPELCLSGYSIEDLVLQDAVLDAVEAAVQTLVEASADLAPLFVVGAPLRHRNRVYNCAVAIQGGQLLGVAPKSYLPTYREFYERRWFAPGDDLDGPHARWIRVAGLEAPFGPKLLFSATDVPGLVVHAEVCEDVWVPIPPSAEAALAGATVLLNLSGSPITIARAEDRADLCQSQSLRCLAAYAYAAAGAGESTNDVSWDGQTMIYEAGNLLAETERFPDGPRHSIADVDLDRLRQDRARQGTFDDNRRTHAARTDEFFTVPFTLGVPRSATGLRRPIDRFPFVPDDPARLAQDCYEAFNIQVSGLVQRMRSIGDPKPVIGVSGGLDSTHALLVVARAMDRMGRPRSDILAYTMPGFATSDHTKSNAIALAESVGASIETIDIRESAALMLAEIGHPFSGGEPVYDVTFENVQAGLRTDFLFRLANQNGGMVIGTSDLSELALGWATYGVGDQMSHYAVNTGVPKTLVQHLIRWVISAGEGVDAAEAAVLQSVLDTEISPELVPAGEDGKVQSTQDKIGPYALHDVTLFHILRYGMRPSKIAFIAHEAWRDADAGAWPPGFPDDERYSYDLPTIVRWLEVFLRRYFAFAQFKRSAIPNGPKVSPAGSLSPRGDWRAPSDGNARAWLDELRSALPDLVSE